A window from Plectropomus leopardus isolate mb chromosome 3, YSFRI_Pleo_2.0, whole genome shotgun sequence encodes these proteins:
- the btf3l4 gene encoding LOW QUALITY PROTEIN: transcription factor BTF3 homolog 4 (The sequence of the model RefSeq protein was modified relative to this genomic sequence to represent the inferred CDS: deleted 1 base in 1 codon), translating into MNQEKLAKLQAQVRIGGKGSARRKKKVVHRTATADDKKLQSSLKKLAVNNIAGIEEVNMIKDDGTVIHFNNPKVQASLSANTFAITGHAETKQLTEMLPGILSQLGADSLSSLRKLAEQFPRQALDSKAPKAEDIEEEDDDVPDLVENFDEASKNEAN; encoded by the exons ATGAATCaagaaaaactggca aaactTCAAGCCCAGGTCCGGATAGGAGGAAAG GGATCTGCACGCAGGAAGAAGAAGGTTGTACACAGAACTGCAACAGCTGATGACaaaaagcttcagagttcacTTAAAAAGTTGGCTGTCAACAATATTGCCGGAATTGAGGAG GTGAACATGATCAAAGATGACGGGACTGTGATCCACTTCAACAACCCCAAAGTTCAGGCCTCTCTGTCCGCCAACACCTTCGCCATCACGGGCCACGCTGAGACCAAGCAGCTGACAGAGATGCTTCCCGGCATCCTCAGTCAGCTGGGAGCAGACAGCCTCAGCAGCCTGCGCAAACTGGCAGAACAGTTCCCTCGGCAAG CTCTTGACAGCAAGGCTCCAAAGGCAGAGGACATtgaggaagaggatgatgatGTTCCAG aTCTGGTGGAGAACTTCGATGAAGCGTCAAAGAACGAGGCGAACTGA